A single window of Papio anubis isolate 15944 chromosome 8, Panubis1.0, whole genome shotgun sequence DNA harbors:
- the BTDA gene encoding theta defensin subunit A precursor codes for MRTFALLTAMLLLVALHAQAEARQARADEAAAQQQPGADDQGMAHSFTWPENAALPLSESAKGLRCVCTRGFCRLL; via the exons ATGAGGACCTTCGCCCTCCTCACCGCCATGCTTCTCCTGGTGGCCCTGCATGCTCAGGCAGAGGCACGTCAGGCAAGAGCTGATGAAGCTGCCGCCCAGCAGCAGCCTGGAGCAGATGATCAGGGAATGGCTCATTCCTTTACATGGCCTGAAAACGCCGCTCTTCCGCTTTCAG AGTCAGCGAAAGGCTTGAGGTGTGTTTGCACACGAGGATTCTGCCGTTTGTTATAA